GCCTTGCAAAGCAATATCTATAGTATTGAACTTATTTAAGTGAGATTGGCTTAATGTCTTTGCAATCTCTGTCAAGTTTTTTGAAAGTAATAGCTGACTTGTTGCAAACCCTGAAAGTCTGTCTGAGGCAATTTGATTTGTTTTTGCAAGTTCTGCAAGTGTGGAAGTCAATCCGAATAACGCTGAATGATTTTTCGGATATTGAATTGCAGCCAATTGTGCTTGAATACTATTTCCTAAAACTAATGATGTAGCGTTTAATGGCTTCATCTGTTGGGAAATTGTCCTAGCAATATCTGTCAAACCACTTAGTCCCGAAAAATTGAACTGTGCTTTGTTTTGTTTTTCTATTGCCGCTGCTATTCCTTGTAGCGAATTCAGTCCGAATGCGCTTTGCATAGTCTGATTTTGCTTTTGAATTCCTTTGATTATGTCTTGTAGGTTTGTTGTCATACTAATATTGCTGGTAACGGTTGATGGTATGGTGTCGTGCGGGATTACGAGGCGATTTCCTTTCAGTTTACATAGACTTTTTTTACGAGCCACAAACGCTCGAAAACCACTGAAACCCGCATGCACTATACCATGTGCTGTGCGTTCGGTGTTCTTGTTTTGTCTTGATTGTCTGCCAGTTGTGCGCAGGAACAGACACACTCTTTGCCAAGTTTTGGCTTGTGGGTTGGCTTGTGCGACTTGGCAATGTGTGTGGCTGTTGAGTTGGCTCATTTTCTCGACATTATTATATCAACTTCTCCTGGCTTCATTGTCTTGTCCCCGAAGAGTTTTGTTTGAGTTTTTGTGTCCTTTGTCAAAGGTTTTTCGACAATCTTAACTGAATGATTTGGGAAATGCCTTTTCAGTATTTCAAGTGTAGAGTTGAAAGTAAATTCTCTCTTGTCTGTCCGAACATAAACAGTGCTTTCTCTTTTCATCATTTTGGCACAAAGTCCAAAAACGTTGTCCAGTAAGTCATAATATTCTTGTTTATTTACAAATCGCCCTTTATGCTTATCTTTTAGTGATTGAGGATTTTCTGAACCACCTAAAAGCCACAGTCGCAACCACTGGTCCGCGTGATAGTCAGTAATCGAGTAATAGGGTGGTGAAGTAAACAGCAAAGAAAATTTTATATCATTGTTTATTGCTCTTTCTGCAATGCTTATTAATTTATTTGAACTATCACCGAACACAACGGCACTCTCAGAAACTTTTGGTTTACCTTTCTCGTAACGCCATTCGATTTTTTTGAGAATGAAATCGCAGGGGTTTATTTCAGGCGGTGTGGTCATATTGTTTTTCTTCCACCATTGCACAGAGTAATTCATCCCCATTGATTTAGTCATTCTCATTTGATTGGAAAGTCCTTCGCCAATTTTTGCGTGTAGGTAAATCAGAAGTATTGACATCAAAGTCGCATCAACTTTATTGTTTCTCCAATCTAAATGAGTTCGGGCGGCTAACAGGAATTTAAGAACTTCGTCACAGTAACAAATGCGATAAAATTCGGGCATTTTTTGGATTGCTCGGTTATAATAGTTTCTCTTACTGTAAATTTCAAGTAGTCGGTCAATGACTTCTTCTTTTTCTGCTGGATGCAGTTTTACAGTTCCATACAACCAACCAACAGGGTTAATTTCTAATCCTAAACTATTTCTTCCTAAAACGCCACCAGCATATATACTACTGCATCTACCCGCAAAAGGGTCAATTATATAATCA
The nucleotide sequence above comes from Chlorobaculum tepidum TLS. Encoded proteins:
- a CDS encoding DNA methyltransferase — encoded protein: MIAKEKILKGFETAEARWARFGPYYAMFPLEFAFDVVEKYSKNGDYIIDPFAGRCSSIYAGGVLGRNSLGLEINPVGWLYGTVKLHPAEKEEVIDRLLEIYSKRNYYNRAIQKMPEFYRICYCDEVLKFLLAARTHLDWRNNKVDATLMSILLIYLHAKIGEGLSNQMRMTKSMGMNYSVQWWKKNNMTTPPEINPCDFILKKIEWRYEKGKPKVSESAVVFGDSSNKLISIAERAINNDIKFSLLFTSPPYYSITDYHADQWLRLWLLGGSENPQSLKDKHKGRFVNKQEYYDLLDNVFGLCAKMMKRESTVYVRTDKREFTFNSTLEILKRHFPNHSVKIVEKPLTKDTKTQTKLFGDKTMKPGEVDIIMSRK